In the Equus caballus isolate H_3958 breed thoroughbred chromosome 14, TB-T2T, whole genome shotgun sequence genome, tgatgatgatgatgatgatgatgataatgaagaTGGTTAACACTGAGCACTTAGTATGCACTACGTACTGCTTTAAGCACTTTACAAGTATTAACTCATGTAATCGCATAAGCCTTCTCCTTATGAGGGGTATACTGAAAATCATCCCCCAATACATGAGTATCAGAACAGATCATGCCACAAATCATGACTTCACTTTAGAGTTGTCTGTGTCCCTCTTACTCCACAACTCTGGTGGAGGTGACTGCtactcctggctctgcccctatCTGCTTCTTCTAAGAGATCCCAAACCCagggttcatttttttctttcctgcctttgtCTTCTTTGCCATTGGCCATGTACATACCTGAAGACAGCACAATAAAAAAGAAGCAGGGTGAATTCCACTTCTTCTTTCAGGGAAAATTTCGTATCACTCTTTCACATTTCGTCTGGCCTAAACCAATGACCTCTATTAGCCTTCATCTTATACTTCACTTCCCCTTTCACTCTCAGGAAATGACCTTGTCTCCCTGATAAATTTCAAATTCCTAGCGTGGCATTCATGATTTAACCTCTGTCCAATTCATAGTTTGGCCTTTTCTACCTCATCTTCCATATGCCTATAATGCCAAACATAGCTTGATATGTAGAATTACTTATAGCACATATTGTTTATCCTTCCTAGAATGCGCTTCCATTATTCATCCTTTAAAACTCAACTGAATCGTCATCACCTCCGGAaagccttcccttcctcttccttgcaTACCCCAATGTTTGTGACATGGGATACCTCAAATTGCTGTTCCCTTAACTGATCTTTCCTCATAATATGAGCATCTTGCTAAGGGTAATGGAAAAAACAATCTGTTCCAGTGCTGAAGGAATGATTCTCTTAGTAATTAAAAAcactataaaattatattttgtatatgtacTCTTTATTATATACTGTATAGTACTGTAACACACATACAGACAGTACAGGATTGTACACCAAAATCACATATATTTCAGTTTATGGGCAATTTATGGAACTTTTAAGAGTAATTTTCACTATACACAATTATAGACTTAACTCCCACATAAGAAGCAAGTCTCCTATTTTCCACATGCAATGATAATGTTAAAAagtgtcattttttaaaaagttataagaaCCCTATCACACTCAGAACACAGATTCTCAATAAACAGTTACTGTTTGGTTGATTCTAATAGTTTGAAGAAATGATATTCATTTTTACTCATTCCTTCAACAGATATGCATCGAGCGCCTACTATGTGTGCCAAGGGTTTGCTTACGCAATACCTAAAGCTACTTCATCCACAGTCACCTGATGCCTTACCTTCCAAAAATCAGTTATGCTGCGAATAGACTTAAAGTTGGTTCTCTCATCACCACCCACCGAAGTGTCCAAAAATAGCGATGACATAACTTTGTTTAAGTAATACATATGTGGGTTTACCATCCCAAAAGACACTAAAGAGaagaattttttgtttaaaaatttatgtttaaaaactcaGTTTATTAGGATTAAAATGTACTTATAATTTCTTCCCAACCTTCTTttgaaaattcaatatttttgtctaattataaaaccaataataaaactaaaacaaaatagaaacatacaaaacaggaagaagTGTCCTATAATCCCACTGCTAGAGTTAGGTTTGGCATATATTCTTCAGATTTTTCTATATGCATACatattcataaagaaaataactttatttttacaaaaatgagatCACATTATATATACTATTCTGCAAGTTGGTTTTTTCTCCATATTGAGAGTAGGCAATGTAATATGGTAAGTAGTTACAACTATGGACTTTGAATTCAAACAGATAACGGTTTGAGTCCCATCAAAGGGATAATATCTCCAACCTCCTAGCTTTGTTATAagaagtgagataatgcatgtggAACATTTAAAACTATGTTGTGGCACAtggtaagaattttaaaaatattaactagtattctttctcactctctctttctaggggtgggtgggtgggtttTAGAGTGGAGtgtctttattttcttgctaGAAGCCCTTTAGTTTTTAGAAACCATTTATCTTCAGCATGAGTCCATGGCACACATGAGCCTATGCCATTCTTTAATGTTGCATATTATTTCACTGTgtacaccaaaatgttaaatcctctgttgatggatatttaggttgttttcaattcCTCCTAATTATAAAAAGGTTTTATTTAATCCCTGAACAATGGGATTCTGAatgatctttttatatttttccattcccCAAATGTTCCgtaataagcatttaaaaaccaGTCTAAGATATCTTAATTTATAAGATTGACCATAGTTGTCTTTTTAATCAAGATCTGACTCAAACTCACCCCTACAATACCAATTCATTAGTTAATTGATATATAGTTGCTAGTATGTAGGCCATACCAACACGAGATAAGTCCCATCAGCGAGCTTACATCTACTGTCTGTTGGGTGCTCTAAAGACAAAATGCTCTTTAATACTGATTAAGTCAATGCTACTGACCCACAAATAGGAGGAATGCAGGCTGAAATGTTTTCCTGGTCCTCCTTAAGGATTTGCATTGATCCATACCTTCTGTGGCTCAGCACTAATATATTTCACTATTAACTGTGCAACAGgccagagaaagaacaaagcagacaTCAAGACTAACTTCTTTGGCCTTATTTGTAGTTTGACCTATGAAAGTAAGTTAATGTACCTATATAGCTCTAAAAGAAATCAAGTTAGAATTGCCAACTCAAGGGAATAATGATATTTAAGATAGAACTGCCAACCAAAGGAATAATTAATTCAATCAACATTGACATGAAAGATTCTCATTATATCTGTGACCTAAAGTTTTGCCCATTCAGAGCTGGAAATAGCCTCAATCTAAAATTCATTTAAGATAATGTCTAAAATGTGTCACTATTTTTCAAGAGGTTTTGCTAGTCTGAAAGCCTATGGTTTTATAAAGCCCATGTTTTGTTTTTCGTCTCCACGTAACTTCTTAGTTCAAATACTGTTATCATCTACATCTGTGTACTTACATATACATAGGtttactaaaaaaattaagtagagTAACAACTCCTGGAGAGTAGTTCTAATTTCTACTTCCCGGCCGTAATGTGGCTTGTGTTGCGGAGTCCCTGtgagatataaaacaaaaatttccctCACATTCTGTAATTTATAACGTACATAAATACCGATAGGAAGACACAGCCACTGTTAGCTGTTACAGTGTGTGAAGGAAGGGTCCAACGGATTCTGGTTCCTTTTTTATTCTCACTTTTATGAAGGAGGAATCGTTACTTACATGTTCCCATGGGGGTCAGAGGGCAGTCATTTTATGACTGTATACTAATGAATTTTATAACTTGGATGTTTCCTCACTGGATGTGtcttaaaatgaaaaagcaaaatacaaaacaaacaaaaacccctcaTCTGCCCCTAACATTTTCTCTACCCGTCAACACGGCTTCTTGGGATGGCGGGCTTCAGCTGGAGGGGGAAACGAGCTCGGCCCAGGGCTCCGTCAAGGACATGACTCCCTACATCAACAAAGGACGTCGGACGCTGGCCTAGCGACGGTCATTGGACAGCAAGCGACAGCCCTAGCTCAAGCCTCGGGCAAGGGGCGAGTGCCCGCCCCCCGTAGGGcttcagttttcctgtctgtgaaatgggatcaCCGTCCCTCTCCTCTCCGCTTCTCAAGGGGAGGATGTGAGGGCTAAGGTTGCTGGAGACCCTATCTCTCGCATGAATAGATACTAGGCTACGGAGTACCCTCCACGGGATACGGATCGGCCAAATCGGCCCTGCCCCACCCACTCCCTACGAGCACCCCTCACCGCCTCGGTGCCACCTGGACGCCTCAGCCATGGCCGACCTGGACCGCGACGCCCGTTCCACCGCCACAGGTCTGCTGCGCCTGCGCGGTAGCTTCGCGGCGCGGGCCCTGCCGCTCAGAGGGCGCAAGCCCGCTACAAGTCGCAAGCGAGCATGCGCACCGAGGATGCTGCGGCAGGGGTTAGCCTGAGGCCGGGCCGAGGCTGCGGCGTTTGCCACCAGTGGAGCGCCAAATTCTCGAGCAAACCTGGCTTTGGGCCTGGGGTTAATCATAAAAGTCGTAGTAATTAATTATAACGggcttctttttcttgcataCCTTTAACATTTTTTGGCTTGTTTAGTCTTCACACCGCCTTCCTGAAAGGTAGGTGTTTTGTCCTCATTTTAGGtctgaggaaaccgaggcaccgAGAGGGTAAATAGTTTACCAAAGTCCATGGCTCATTGGGGCAATGTCTGCTGGAGGCCAAAGCCCAAATGCCTATTCAAGACCCGACGCTGCTGCTGCAACCTGCCCAAACTGCTTCTTGATAACCGAGAGCTGTTGCTAGAAGTGGCTGCCACCCCTTTTTCCACCCAATATGGGTAAGAGAACGTTaaggtagattaaaaaaaaaaaaaaaaaatccagctttGTCGTGATTATGTAAAAGGGCAGGCCAAAACGGTAGTCCTTGGGAACCCAGACTCACATCTGGCCCGGAAGCTTTACAAAGATGAGAAGAAGGGTTGTAAACCAGCTATAGACAAGGCCAAACAAATTTGGTTGCAAATTAAAGTATCTCAAAGCCCGCCAGGGTATGAGACAGGAGGGATGCTCAGGTTggtaaagaggaaaataaaacggAATTCAATCGAAAGCCCCTGGGCAGCCAGTGAAGAAAACCACCAAGCTGTTTTGAAACGAAAAAATAAAGCCACTTTTGTTATTTCCCTGAAAGAGAAGTGATGTTGATAAATGCTGTTTTATGTACAGATAAGAAGCAAAACTAGGCCACACAGCAGTGAGGGTCAAAGACTACCAAAGATAAAAGGAACAGGAGAGGCCTAGCAAAAGGCTAACAGAGGccggagagagagaaagggctaCTGTCCCAGCTTGATAGTTTAATAAAAAGATTGGCCCCTGTCTCTTCTTGGACTCTCAGATGCCCACAAAATTAGCTCTCTAATGTAAAGGGTTATCTAAACTTAAAATGTAGgaggaaaaaacccccaaaatataGGAAtacaaatttatattaaatataagaaaCAGATGACTCTACAGACTATTCTTATTCCATTGAGCTCAATAGACTCAAAGATCTTGAAGAATTAGAGACCCATTTGGTTAAAACAAAATCACAATTTCAGGAAAGATTTCCTCATGACTTAAGTTACTGTGTCTGCCTTTGAGGTGCAAACCATGGAAAGTCTAGCTCAGTTTCAGGAGGAATTGACTGAGCTGTAAGTGAGCTTCACCAAGAAGACAGACTGTTCTAGAATATAATGTTGTTGCTCTTTTGGAACTTGTCATTCATAGAGTTTGCTGAGTGTTGTTTAATATATAAAAACCAGAAGTTTTATCTTAAGGATCTAGACTTTTGTGCAGAGGAGACAGtctgtttgaaatatttgaaattttattcttttttgacaTAAAATTATGGAGCATTCATAATCTATACCATGTTAGTATTCCTATAAGAGAAAATGAGTAAAACAGTATTTAGAAAGCAGTACTAGTAAATCTTCTTACAAGCTTTAGGTGTGTTTGATGTGTTTAAAAAGTTGATATTAACTCATAACCTGTAATCATTAAATGTGTATGACTTAGTTGTTAAAATCCCACATTTTAAGATAGTCTTCTACAATTACAAACCCGTGTGCCCAGATTTTCTGTAGGCTTCACAAATCAGAGAAGTAGATAGAATGTGCAAGAGTCAAAggataaataatattataaatatattagttATATTACCTAATTAAAGCCATAATCTGTTAATACAGCTAtggatttatttcaaaaatttaattgAATATGTTACTAATAGTGTAGTTGTTGCATTTTCCGATGTTGCTAAAGTTATTAAAGTTCTTCACTTTCATAGAGTCCAGATTGAGCTGCCAGGCGCTGAAACTCTCCTTCAGGATTAAAAGCTTGTTTCACATTCAAGCCTCTCCCGTTAAGTGCTAAATACTTGCTGAAAGTTGGTCGAACACGTAACTGCTTAGGAGCTGGAAGAGTTTGGTTTGGACGGGCTGAAATAGATCAAATAAAAGTTAGTTCAGAAATCCTGTTCTAAACAAAAGGGTTGCACTAGGTATTCATTACtagataggaaagaaaaaaaatcaaaactgattATGTATAGGGAAAATCTCTCAGATTTTATACTCTGCTGGGATTTGTGTTTCTTATTAAATCTTCCTGGTTAAATTCTTTAGAACACCTGATATTACACTTTATAGCAGCGTGACATACCTGTAACATCTAGTCTCGTGTTACATGAGGTTACTCCAGCTTCGTTAACTGCAGACACAGTATACCACCCAGCATCTTTCTTGTTTACATCTTTTATCAGTAAGGTGACTCTTCCAGAGTTATCATGATATAAGCTGacaagaaacaattaaaaaatgaaagtatagGAATTAATTTTCCTATGAAAGTTTATTTATGATGCCTCTATCATACAGAGTCAgactaataagaaaaaaaagaagcatttggAAATTCTGAGCCAGTATCTAGTCATTGCCAAATTGCTATTGGTTTTCTTGAATTAAACGTCCCTCCCAATCTTCTTTATATCATCTATGTCCTTGAGCCACATCTTTCTTTATTATAGTCAAAAGGTAAATCCTAGCCTACTTTATGTCTAAAATTTCTGATTAATGGGTTCTGGCTTAATGGGGTTTAttatatgtctatatatgttttaaaaaccaGACAAATTGAGATCACAAATGCATGCCATTTATAATGCATTTCAAAGTATAACTGGATTCACCCAAGTAGACTATGGTTAAGTCTAGAAATACTTATCCTACCTGATTCGATCAGTATTGAAATGCaccatttcattgtttcttttccagaaaagCTTTGGTGGAGGTATAGCTGAGATTTGGCATTCTAGCTTCACGGACTCTCCCTCAAAAacttttttgctttgtggtttgtAGATAAACATTGGTGCTCTTCTATGTTCTTTTGCtacatattaataaaaaaaaattcaagtatttgaaatattataaaaaagaTTAAGTCAAACCAAAGTATTATGAAATTTGTATGTtgatataaaagtttttaaaagtactaACAGCAGGATTGGACTCTTCATATTTTAGCTTTAGTTAAAATAATATACAACATTATTGTATTATTATACCATTTAGAATTCTAAACAGTAATGTAATGATGCATTGAATTTATAATcatattttcttcaaggagtttgtCATATTCTTATTTATCATCTTATCTATAGGGAGGCAGCACGATTGGTGAAAAGAGTATCAGACAACTTtgattcaaattctctgtttgcCCCACCAGCCATGCCAAATGAGAAGAATTTTGTCTAGTTTCTCCAAGGCTCAATTTTATCTATTGTAAAATAACACCCAAGTAATAGTGACTGCTGTGCCTACTACACAAAATTATTGTGGGGATCAATTGAGATAATGAATGAAGAACtactttgtaaactataaaataatatatgaatgtcagtaattattatatctttacttttcttcaaatacctgagggaaaagaggaaatgatATTAAAACACTATAACCCTAGCTTTTCTAAAGGAGAAATGAGGAGACTACACAGAGGCCCACCAATGTCTCTTTCAGCTCTAACGTTATAGTATTTCTGGCACAAAAAGGATTTGCCCAAAGCTTAatcacttgaattttttttttttgaggaagattagccctgagctaactactgccaatcctcctgtttttgctgaggaagactggccctgagctaacatccatgctaatgcttcctctgctttatacgtgggatgcctaccacagcatggctttttgccaaacagtgccatgtccgcatttgggatccgaactgatgaaccctgggccacagagaagcagaacgtgcgaacttaaccgctgtgccactgggctggccccttgaatttttttttatttccagatcACTGGTTTTTCCCTTAGAGTGAGGCCCCTTATTATAGAATAATCTTAAAGATTTTTCATTGATCTGGGTAGAATACAAACTCAAGAAAATTGTCCATCCTTTAAATTGATCAAGCTTTTATATAATAAAGAGTGAATTATAGCACAATATTTCTTGTGCAATATACCATGGCTTAAATCATTACAAATGTGATATATTTAAAGCACTtaaattgtaatattttaaaacaggacATCAGTTTTATGAGAACTGCCTTCCTAGAGACAGATTTGAGACCTGAGTTTTGCCATATCTGTTTTCTAAAGCAAGAAGGCATATTTTTGTTGTAGTTAGAGACTAGTTTCCTAGTAACGAGAACATAGTCTGAGGCTAAAGGTTGACATTTATTCCTCAGTTTTAAACTATGCATGATTATGACAATTCTGTGAAAATGTGGGTCAGATTGATTATTTTAGACTGTAGACCAGAGAAATCATTAAGATTTTTCACTTTAAGACCTTTTAGTTACATCTAGAAATGTTTATACTGCCTTATTTGGTATGTCTGAAATTgtaccatttctttattttctttccagaaaagcTTTGATGGTAGGTCTGTCATTCTAGTTTCACTGAGTTTCCCTCAACACcaccatccccccaccccccgccatgGCTTTTCAATAAAAATTGGCATTCTACTGGGTTGTATAGTATAGATATTAATCTTAAATATGAAGTCctctggggttttcttttttaatgcaggATGTTAAGGGACTCTCTAGGATCTCTTTGAATGCTTACCCAGGACGTCCAGCTGCACAGTAAAGGTGGCTTCTCCTGCTCTGTTCCTGGCAACACAGGCATAAGCCCCTGCATCTGAGGCTCTCACAACTTCAAAGATGAGTGAATGAAAACCCTTTTCAGACACTATCATTTTGTGAAAATCGTCTGATTGAACTGGTCTTCCATTTAGATACCATGACACATCAGGAGCTGGCAGTCCGCTCAcctagaaatgaaaacacaaggaGATGATATAAGTTAAAATAATAGCATCACTGGGACCCAATTGTCCATTTATGAATTTTAACAATTCCAGTTTCTGAGTGGGTTTGTGATTGAAAATGCAAAGCAAGAGCTTAGAAAGATACTTGCTTTCAATAATTTTTACCAAAACAGTGGAAATTAAAACCCTTGAAATTAATACAGTATTTTCAGACTATCTCAAACTACATCTAGCTCTTTCCTATGCAACCTCAGGCTCTTTAAGATCTCTTAATTacttatataattaatatttagaaCATTATGTTGTATTGGTCTCCACAAAGAATGTGGAAGTCATATGGCTTTTCTGGCTAATGGTGACTGCAAATGAAGTCCCAGAGGCACATATATGTGAGGCTTGCTGATCTGTTGAATAACCTTTTCTAAACAGTGTTCTCAAGCTGTAGTTCTGGTATACAAATGGCAGTTTAAGTGTTTTTATGTAAGCCTTAACAATTAAATCCATGCACTGCCTTTCATTCATAATGAATTCGGGAaaacattttctaagaaaaagtTCTCCAAAATGAGGGTAATAAAAATGTAGGCCTTTCTAGCCCGAAAAATTCTTCTAGGGCAAGAGAAAGGAGGGTTGATTGAATTTCTTATTGGAGGAGAATTAAAGAGGCATTCTGCGTTAGAAATCCTATTATGATAGCTTCACTTATATAGAGTATTTATTAGGTTGTAGGCACTATTGTGAGTACCTTATGCCTATTTAC is a window encoding:
- the MYOT gene encoding myotilin isoform X2, whose amino-acid sequence is MARRLLGPQNAAAVFQAQNDSEAQDSPQHNSEHARLQVPTSQVRSRSPSRGDVNDQDAIQEKFYPPRFIQVPENMSIDEGRFCRMDFKVSGLPAPDVSWYLNGRPVQSDDFHKMIVSEKGFHSLIFEVVRASDAGAYACVARNRAGEATFTVQLDVLAKEHRRAPMFIYKPQSKKVFEGESVKLECQISAIPPPKLFWKRNNEMVHFNTDRISLYHDNSGRVTLLIKDVNKKDAGWYTVSAVNEAGVTSCNTRLDVTARPNQTLPAPKQLRVRPTFSKYLALNGRGLNVKQAFNPEGEFQRLAAQSGLYESEEL